A genome region from Triticum aestivum cultivar Chinese Spring chromosome 2B, IWGSC CS RefSeq v2.1, whole genome shotgun sequence includes the following:
- the LOC542816 gene encoding protein FREE1, with amino-acid sequence MQHGSGDYASSAPAGHYYPHQYAPPGPTPHPAAADPPIPGGYASAPPYSVGGYPEQPPSAPSYTQPPQYAGYPPYNPTPYPPEPTPAPYYSYSQPTQPTPAAEPSPPPLPYDAPYYGGGYQQPAAGYGDDDYLNEGAYAYTGDAGPEPYGARGTAPTRSGAAMFDDYGRSIGLSSGGAEQPHGGGGGSVGGSFGKIARAVPKAETHEDASGGAQKFRVKLLPEGAGSPTDVLCQIGLDGIRMLDPSTSRTLRIYPLDTLTKWEVLDSTVFAIWAKTSVDFEAKRIRLKSNSYTSNTLLDTVTAATVQFKEIGEDARAKGTVDAGKSSIQSNEKKKGFDWMFAKPVDEVKDHWVPDEAAKKCQSCAGDFSHFNRRHHCRNCGEIFCDKCSQGRIALTAEDNAPLVRVCDRCMAEVSQRLSMAQEAANRSTTVQSHGDLARKLKEELERNRKSSGTASGGASGTRMREVACPTCTVHLQVEVPISGSETVECGVCQHAFLVSAN; translated from the exons ATGCAGCACGGGAGCGGCGACTACGCCTCCTCCGCCCCCGCGGGCCACTACTACCCTCACCAGTACGCGCCGCCGGGGCCGAccccccaccccgccgccgccgaccccccgatCCCGGGGGGCTACGCCTCCGCGCCGCCCTACTCCGTCGGCGGCtaccccgagcagccgccatccgCCCCGTCCTACACGCAGCCGCCCCAGTACGCCGGGTACCCGCCCTACAACCCCACGCCCTACCCCCCGGAACCCACGCCGGCGCCGTACTACAGCTACTCGCAGCCCACCCAGCCGACTCCCGCAGCGGAACCCAGCCCACCGCCCCTTCCCTATGATGCCCCGTACTACGGTGGAGGCTACCAGCAGCCCGCCGCTGGGTATGGCGACGACGATTACCTGAACGAGGGCGCGTATGCCTATACCGGGGACGCAGGCCCCGAGCCGTACGGCGCGCGGGGCACGGCGCCGACCCGGTCAGGAGCCGCGATGTTTGATGACTACGGCCGGTCGATTGGACTCTCTTCCGGAGGGGCGGAGCAGCCacacggcggcgggggcggcagtgTGGGTGGGAGCTTTGGGAAGATTGCGAGGGCTGTTCCAAAAGCAGAAACCCATGAGGATGCTAGTGGTGGTGCGCAAAAGTTTCGGGTTAAGCTGCTGCCAGAGGGTGCCGGAAGCCCTACCGATGTGCTTTGCCAG ATTGGTCTGGATGGAATCCGCATGCTTGATCCCAGCACAAGCAGGACCCTAAGGATTTATCCCCTTGATACACTGACGAAATGGGAG GTTTTGGATTCAACTGTATTTGCGATTTGGGCAAAGACTTCAGTAGATTTTGAAGCAAAGCGAATAAGGCTGAAGTCAAACAGCTATACTTCTAATACTTTGCTCGACACTGTGACAGCAGCAACAGTCCAG TTTAAAGAGATCGGTGAAGATGCAAGAGCCAAAGGAACAGTAGATGCTGGTAAATCCTCAATACAATCAAATGAGAAGAAAAAAGGTTTTGATTGGATGTTTGCGAAACCTGTTGATGAAGTGAAAGATCATTGG GTTCCAGATGAGGCTGCTAAGAAATGCCAGTCTTGTGCTGGTGATTTCAGTCATTTCAACCGCAGG CATCATTGTAGGAACTGTGGCGAGATCTTCTGTGATAAATGCAGCCAAGGAAGAATTGCTCTGACAGCTGAAGATAATGCTCCACTTGTCCGAGTTTGCGATAGATGCATG GCAGAGGTTTCTCAGAGACTTAGTATGGCACAGGAAGCTGCCAACAGATCTACCACAGTGCAAAGTCATGGAGATCTTGCAAGAAAACTGAAG GAGGAACTGGAGAGGAATCGCAAGTCTTCAG GGACGGCGTCTGGAGGTGCATCTGGAACAAGAATGCGAGAAGTTGCGTGCCCTACCTGCACAGTCCATCTTCAG GTTGAAGTTCCAATCTCTGGCTCTGAAACAGTCGAATGTGGAGTGTGCCAGCATGCTTTTCTCGTCAGCGCCAATTGA